A region from the Rosa rugosa chromosome 6, drRosRugo1.1, whole genome shotgun sequence genome encodes:
- the LOC133714192 gene encoding thioredoxin-like 3-2, chloroplastic isoform X1: protein MSVVPTYPTLRYLRTRTARDPSRDSPTFTSSLKVSILGFRAPSSLVISRKFDEIRGPMIRALSPEGSLRELDDSPVSVELARICSEAQFDRVVAEAQQLQQSFVVVWMASWCRKCIYLKPKLEKLAAEYYPRLLFYSVDVNSVPHKLVARAEVTKMPTIQLWKDGKKQAEVIGGHGKAYLVINEVRAMIETDDSK from the exons ATGTCCGTAGTTCCGACGTATCCTACTCTCAGGTACCTGAGAACCAGGACCGCACGTGACCCGTCACGTGACTCCCCAACCTTTACTTCTTCgctcaaagtttcaatcttggGATTCAGGGCGCCAAGTTCGCTGGTCATTTCCCGTAAATTCGATGAAATCCGGGGGCCGATGATAAGGGCTTTGAGCCCAGAAGGGTCGTTGCGAGAGCTCGATGATTCGCCGGTCTCCGTGGAGCTCGCGCGCATTTGCAGCGAGGCCCAGTTCGATCGGGTCGTCGCCGAGGCCCAACAGCTCCAGCAATCGTTCGTCGTCGTTTG GATGGCAAGCTGGTGCAGGAAGTGCATATATTTGAAACCAAAGTTGGAGAAGTTGGCAGCCGAGTACTATCCAAG ATTGCTGTTCTACAGTGTTGATGTCAATTCAGTTCCACACAAGCTTGTTGCTCGCGCTGAAGTCACT AAAATGCCTACTATACAG CTCTGGAAAGATGGCAAGAAACAAGCTGAGGTAATCGGTGGTCATGGCAAAGCATATTTAGTGATTAATGAAGTTCGTGCAATGATTGAAACAGACGATAGCAAATAA
- the LOC133714192 gene encoding thioredoxin-like 3-2, chloroplastic isoform X2, with the protein MSVVPTYPTLRYLRTRTARDPSRDSPTFTSSLKVSILGFRAPSSLVISRKFDEIRGPMIRALSPEGSLRELDDSPVSVELARICSEAQFDRVVAEAQQLQQSFVVVWMASWCRKCIYLKPKLEKLAAEYYPSVDVNSVPHKLVARAEVTKMPTIQLWKDGKKQAEVIGGHGKAYLVINEVRAMIETDDSK; encoded by the exons ATGTCCGTAGTTCCGACGTATCCTACTCTCAGGTACCTGAGAACCAGGACCGCACGTGACCCGTCACGTGACTCCCCAACCTTTACTTCTTCgctcaaagtttcaatcttggGATTCAGGGCGCCAAGTTCGCTGGTCATTTCCCGTAAATTCGATGAAATCCGGGGGCCGATGATAAGGGCTTTGAGCCCAGAAGGGTCGTTGCGAGAGCTCGATGATTCGCCGGTCTCCGTGGAGCTCGCGCGCATTTGCAGCGAGGCCCAGTTCGATCGGGTCGTCGCCGAGGCCCAACAGCTCCAGCAATCGTTCGTCGTCGTTTG GATGGCAAGCTGGTGCAGGAAGTGCATATATTTGAAACCAAAGTTGGAGAAGTTGGCAGCCGAGTACTATCCAAG TGTTGATGTCAATTCAGTTCCACACAAGCTTGTTGCTCGCGCTGAAGTCACT AAAATGCCTACTATACAG CTCTGGAAAGATGGCAAGAAACAAGCTGAGGTAATCGGTGGTCATGGCAAAGCATATTTAGTGATTAATGAAGTTCGTGCAATGATTGAAACAGACGATAGCAAATAA